From the Gemmatimonadaceae bacterium genome, one window contains:
- a CDS encoding TonB family protein: MTISGSGRAVRGCFVVLAAAGLLVASGGRNVARAQRSGVPVAADTQPKGTILGTVRDSAGVAVPGARVDAGANIAATTDSAGEFTLRDVPQGPVVLTVRRIGFAPAITYWDLGPDALSLDLRIHAFPTVLPTVYAQARPQPYDARLAGFNARRASGQGFYITRGEIDSLGTFRMTDVLTRVPGVREYTMRGALGTSVTLAGSRCQPLVMVDGFPAALGSFDLNMIDLSTVEGIEVYLHGSSVPASLSGPYGMEACGVIAIWSRPMRPNVRADQLPPEHAPNLDSLLKANVVYTAATVDQPAGYDRGTAVPIYPDSLYRVRVPGHVVVRFVVDTAGAVEMATIEVVSATAAPFSAAVRRALRAASFSPARIRGRPVRQLVEMPFDFRPSPTDSVPSSSFRVRRRGSGVPSI; encoded by the coding sequence ATGACCATTTCAGGCAGCGGTCGCGCGGTTCGCGGGTGCTTCGTCGTGCTCGCGGCGGCGGGATTGCTCGTGGCGTCCGGCGGGCGGAACGTGGCGCGAGCCCAACGATCCGGCGTACCCGTGGCCGCGGACACCCAGCCCAAGGGAACCATCCTCGGCACCGTGCGCGACAGCGCCGGTGTCGCCGTGCCGGGGGCCCGCGTCGATGCCGGAGCGAATATTGCGGCCACCACCGATTCGGCGGGGGAGTTTACCCTGCGCGATGTGCCGCAGGGACCGGTCGTGCTCACCGTGCGGCGGATCGGATTTGCTCCGGCGATCACCTACTGGGATCTGGGGCCGGATGCGCTGTCCCTCGACCTCCGGATCCACGCCTTCCCCACCGTGCTCCCAACCGTGTACGCGCAGGCGCGGCCCCAGCCGTACGATGCGCGTCTGGCGGGGTTCAATGCTCGACGGGCTTCGGGGCAGGGATTCTACATCACGCGCGGAGAGATCGATTCACTCGGGACCTTTCGCATGACGGACGTGCTCACCCGGGTTCCCGGGGTGCGGGAGTACACCATGCGCGGCGCGCTCGGCACCTCGGTGACGCTGGCCGGTTCACGATGCCAGCCGCTCGTGATGGTCGACGGCTTTCCTGCGGCGCTGGGGAGCTTTGATCTGAACATGATCGATCTCTCGACGGTCGAAGGGATCGAGGTCTATCTGCACGGTTCGTCGGTTCCGGCGTCCCTCTCGGGGCCGTATGGCATGGAGGCGTGCGGCGTCATCGCGATCTGGTCGAGGCCCATGCGGCCGAACGTGCGTGCCGATCAGCTCCCGCCCGAACATGCGCCGAACCTCGACTCGCTCCTCAAGGCGAACGTGGTGTATACGGCGGCGACGGTGGATCAGCCGGCGGGATACGACAGGGGCACAGCGGTTCCGATATATCCCGATTCCCTGTACCGGGTGCGGGTGCCGGGCCACGTGGTGGTGCGATTCGTGGTTGACACGGCGGGGGCTGTGGAGATGGCGACGATCGAGGTCGTATCCGCGACGGCGGCGCCATTCAGTGCCGCGGTGCGGCGGGCGCTACGGGCTGCGAGTTTCTCGCCTGCAAGGATTCGAGGGCGGCCGGTGCGCCAGTTGGTGGAGATGCCGTTTGACTTCCGGCCCAGTCCAACGGATTCCGTGCCCAGCTCCTCTTTCAGAGTGAGGCGGCGCGGCTCCGGAGTCCCCTCTATATAG
- a CDS encoding SAM-dependent methyltransferase, with protein MPIEHISDTARWVAVYRAMETARPDAIFRDPYARRLAGDRGDDIVDTMKQGRAMAWAMIVRTAVFDEIILDTIARHGVDTIVNLAAGLDARPWRLDLPASLRWIDVDLPAILGYKTEALRDETPRCRYESVATDLTDDVARRALFARIGAESKRVFVVTEGLLIYLTEPQVASLAADLHAQPNVSFWLIDLASPRLLKIMQRTWGKSVAKGNAPFRFAPAVGTDFFTPLGWMAAQFRSTMEEAHRLRREMRGMWFWRVVGRLYPKRTQEEFRRMSGVVLLERA; from the coding sequence ATGCCCATCGAACACATCTCCGACACCGCCCGATGGGTTGCCGTGTATCGCGCCATGGAGACGGCGCGGCCCGATGCGATCTTCCGCGACCCGTACGCGCGCCGGCTGGCCGGCGACCGCGGCGACGACATCGTGGACACCATGAAGCAAGGGCGCGCCATGGCCTGGGCGATGATCGTGCGTACGGCCGTGTTCGACGAGATCATCCTCGACACCATCGCCCGGCACGGCGTGGACACGATCGTGAACCTGGCCGCGGGACTCGACGCGCGCCCGTGGAGACTGGACCTCCCGGCGTCGCTGCGGTGGATTGACGTGGACCTGCCCGCGATCCTCGGGTACAAGACCGAAGCGCTGCGCGATGAGACACCCCGTTGCCGCTACGAATCCGTGGCCACCGATCTCACCGACGATGTGGCGCGGCGCGCGCTGTTCGCGCGCATCGGCGCCGAGTCGAAACGCGTGTTCGTGGTGACCGAGGGGCTGCTCATCTACCTCACGGAGCCGCAGGTGGCGAGCCTGGCGGCCGACCTGCACGCCCAGCCGAACGTCTCGTTCTGGCTCATCGATCTGGCGAGCCCGCGCCTGCTCAAGATCATGCAGCGCACGTGGGGCAAGAGCGTGGCCAAGGGCAACGCGCCGTTTCGATTCGCGCCTGCCGTAGGCACGGATTTCTTCACGCCGCTCGGGTGGATGGCGGCGCAGTTCCGGTCCACGATGGAAGAGGCGCATCGACTGCGCCGCGAGATGCGCGGAATGTGGTTCTGGCGCGTGGTCGGGCGCCTCTACCCCAAGCGCACGCAGGAGGAGTTCCGCCGAATGTCCGGCGTCGTGCTGCTCGAACGCGCGTGA
- a CDS encoding prolyl oligopeptidase family serine peptidase translates to MTAHSLRSAGRRAMVLALAAALLHPAPASAQRGGSAEPAAHKTAPDGKKILTLADYGPWKRITAAAISDNGAWMTYTFTPNDGDDTLFVRALDHDQLYTMPTGAAEVGGRGGRGGFGGGGSVQFSDNSQWIAYFVNPPGGAANGRGRGAGNGGRGGRGGRGAGASRAGDNGASVGVVRHLELLNLATGDKYDVPGASAFRFAAGSQWLAIKMNGTPGDTSHRGTDLLLRRLTTGVTQNIGNVDEYDFDTAGNLLAYTVDATGRLGNGAYVIDLSTGETRALDSKPMEYVGLVWRDSSTSLAVLRGEKPKDKQQRENVLLAWPDAAAPVTAVVEWDPGHDPAFPKGFVLSEFSAPRWSPDGTRLFIGIKEQQDTLPKAEAPQADVDVWHWKDVELQSQQMLQINQLRRATISSAFILAGRRFVQLADSAMKTVTPTADGRWAIGRDPTPYEYDYSEGAPARADYYRISTGTGERTLIAKHLLRTMGTSPDGKWFLYLENRHVMAYDLATGKTLNVDAATGKSFIDTDNDQAAEKPIWGVAGWSKDGRAVLLYDKYDVWSLPLDGAKGRDLTGGAGAAQQVELRLARLGGGGRGGRGGFGFGGGPAETVDLSQPQLLTAYGEWTKKSGYWQLPAGGGTPTPLLFADKMIGEAQKAKDADRVIFTEQTFREFPDYWVSDAKFSVPRKLTEANPQIADYAWGRRVLVDYTNSKGKKLQGTLTLPADYQPGKKYPMLVYIYEILSNTDHQFSMPVYDDRPHMSEYASDGYLVFEPDIVYEIGKPGSSALDCVTAGVKKVIALGYADPNHIGLQGHSWGGYESSFILTQTNMFKAVVTGAPLTDLVSMYDELYKQSGQWNGGILETSQGRMGANVTPWNATKLYESQSPVFNVTKIQTPFMILQGTADGAVDWDQGLEFYNAARRNGKKVIWLSYPGEPHHLAKTPNQKDFQIRMKQFFDHYLKGAPEPDWMKNGVPQVDKGEPIK, encoded by the coding sequence CATGCCGACCGGCGCCGCAGAGGTGGGCGGCCGCGGTGGGCGAGGCGGGTTCGGCGGCGGCGGGAGCGTGCAGTTCTCCGACAACTCACAGTGGATCGCCTACTTCGTGAATCCGCCCGGTGGGGCTGCCAACGGAAGGGGACGTGGCGCCGGTAACGGCGGCCGCGGCGGTCGTGGCGGACGGGGAGCCGGCGCCTCGAGGGCCGGCGACAACGGCGCGAGCGTCGGCGTCGTGCGGCATCTCGAACTGCTCAATCTCGCCACCGGCGACAAGTACGACGTGCCTGGCGCGAGTGCGTTCCGGTTCGCGGCAGGCTCCCAGTGGCTGGCCATCAAGATGAACGGCACGCCCGGCGATACGTCGCACCGCGGCACGGACCTTCTGCTGCGCCGTCTGACCACGGGGGTCACGCAGAATATCGGCAACGTGGACGAGTACGACTTCGACACCGCCGGCAATCTGCTAGCGTACACCGTGGATGCCACCGGCCGCCTCGGCAACGGCGCCTACGTCATCGATCTGTCCACGGGTGAGACGCGGGCTCTCGACAGCAAGCCCATGGAATACGTCGGGCTCGTGTGGCGCGATTCGTCCACGAGCCTCGCGGTGTTGCGCGGTGAGAAGCCCAAGGACAAACAGCAGCGCGAGAACGTGCTGCTCGCCTGGCCTGATGCCGCGGCGCCGGTCACAGCGGTCGTCGAATGGGATCCGGGGCACGACCCGGCGTTCCCCAAAGGATTCGTACTCAGCGAATTCTCGGCGCCGCGCTGGAGCCCCGACGGCACACGGCTGTTCATCGGCATCAAGGAGCAGCAAGACACGCTGCCGAAAGCCGAGGCACCGCAGGCCGACGTGGACGTGTGGCACTGGAAGGACGTCGAGCTGCAGTCGCAGCAGATGCTCCAGATCAATCAATTGCGCCGGGCCACGATCAGCAGCGCCTTCATCCTGGCCGGCAGGCGTTTCGTGCAACTGGCCGACAGCGCGATGAAGACCGTCACGCCGACTGCCGACGGGCGGTGGGCGATCGGTCGCGATCCCACGCCATATGAGTACGATTATTCCGAAGGCGCCCCGGCGCGCGCCGACTACTATCGCATCAGCACGGGAACCGGAGAGCGCACGCTCATCGCCAAGCATCTTCTGCGCACCATGGGCACGTCTCCCGACGGCAAATGGTTCCTGTACCTCGAGAACCGGCACGTGATGGCGTATGACCTCGCCACCGGCAAGACGCTGAATGTGGACGCAGCCACGGGCAAGAGTTTCATAGACACTGACAACGACCAGGCGGCCGAGAAGCCGATCTGGGGCGTGGCCGGCTGGTCGAAGGATGGCCGCGCCGTGCTGCTCTACGACAAGTACGACGTCTGGTCGCTGCCGCTCGATGGGGCGAAGGGGCGCGACCTCACCGGCGGCGCCGGTGCGGCACAGCAGGTGGAGCTACGGCTGGCTCGCTTGGGCGGGGGCGGTCGTGGCGGCCGCGGCGGTTTTGGTTTCGGAGGCGGCCCCGCCGAGACGGTGGACCTGTCGCAGCCACAACTGCTCACGGCATACGGCGAGTGGACCAAGAAATCCGGCTACTGGCAGTTGCCCGCAGGCGGCGGCACGCCAACGCCGCTCCTCTTTGCTGACAAGATGATCGGCGAGGCGCAGAAGGCCAAGGATGCCGACCGCGTGATTTTCACCGAGCAGACCTTTCGCGAGTTCCCCGACTATTGGGTGAGCGACGCGAAATTCTCGGTGCCGCGCAAGCTCACCGAGGCCAATCCTCAGATTGCCGACTATGCCTGGGGCCGCCGCGTGCTGGTGGACTATACGAACAGCAAAGGAAAGAAGCTGCAGGGCACGCTCACCCTGCCGGCCGACTACCAGCCGGGCAAGAAGTATCCGATGCTCGTGTACATCTACGAGATCCTGTCGAACACCGACCACCAATTCTCCATGCCGGTGTACGACGACCGGCCCCACATGAGCGAGTACGCAAGCGACGGCTATCTGGTGTTCGAACCCGATATCGTGTACGAGATCGGGAAGCCGGGGTCCTCGGCCCTCGACTGCGTCACGGCTGGGGTAAAGAAGGTGATCGCGCTCGGCTACGCCGATCCAAACCACATCGGCTTGCAGGGCCACAGCTGGGGCGGCTACGAGTCGTCGTTCATCCTCACGCAGACGAACATGTTCAAAGCCGTCGTGACCGGGGCACCGCTCACCGACCTCGTCAGTATGTACGACGAGTTATACAAGCAGAGCGGCCAATGGAACGGCGGCATTCTGGAGACCAGCCAGGGTCGCATGGGTGCGAACGTCACGCCCTGGAACGCCACCAAGTTGTACGAGAGCCAGTCGCCGGTGTTCAACGTGACCAAAATCCAGACGCCGTTCATGATCCTGCAGGGCACCGCGGACGGCGCGGTGGACTGGGACCAGGGGCTCGAGTTCTACAATGCGGCCCGGCGCAACGGCAAGAAGGTGATCTGGCTGTCGTATCCCGGCGAGCCGCACCACCTGGCGAAGACGCCGAACCAGAAGGATTTCCAGATCCGGATGAAGCAGTTCTTCGATCACTATCTCAAAGGCGCGCCGGAGCCAGATTGGATGAAGAACGGCGTGCCGCAGGTGGACAAGGGAGAGCCCATCAAATAG